From a single Phaenicophaeus curvirostris isolate KB17595 chromosome 8, BPBGC_Pcur_1.0, whole genome shotgun sequence genomic region:
- the ACADM gene encoding medium-chain specific acyl-CoA dehydrogenase, mitochondrial, with amino-acid sequence MSALRAVPQMLQTIARHGWRSCSSKPAHKLHIGKSGVGFSFELTDEQKEFQATARKFALEEIVPVAAQYDKTGEYPVPLIKRAWELGLMNSHIPESCGGLGLGTFEACLITEELAYGCTGVQTAIEANSLGQMPVIIAGNEHQQKKYLGRMVEEPLMCAYCVTEPGAGSDVAGIKTKAEKKGDEYVINGQKMWITNGGKANWYFLLARTDPDPKAPASKAFTGFIVEADSPGIQIGRKEMNMGQRCSDTRGIVFEDVRVPKENVLIAEGAGFKIAMGAFDKTRPPVAAGAVGLAKRALDEATKYALERKTFGKAIVEHQAVSFLLAEMAMKVELARLAYQRAAWEVDAGRRNTYYASIAKAFAGDIANQVATDAVQIFGGNGFNTEYPVEKLMRDAKIYQIYEGTAQIQRMIIAREHIGKFKA; translated from the exons ATGTCCGCGCTGCGGGCCGTTCCG CAAATGCTTCAAACCATTGCACGGCATGGATGGAGGTCATGTTCTAGTAAACCTGCTCACAAGTTACACATAGGCAAATCTGGAGTTGGATTTAGCTTTG aacttACTGATGAACAGAAAGAGTTTCAAGCTACTGCTCGTAAATTTGCATTGGAGGAAATTGTTCCTGTTGCTGCACAATATGACAAAACCGGAGAG TATCCTGTTCCACTTATAAAACGGGCTTGGGAACTTGGTCTTATGAATTCACACATACCAGAAAGCTGTG GTGGCCTTGGCCTCGGCACTTTTGAAGCGTGCCTTATTACGGAGGAGTTAGCATATGGGTGTACAGGGGTTCAGACTGCCATTGAAGCAAATTCCCTGGGG caaatgCCAGTAATCATTGCAGGAAATGAGCATCAGCAGAAGAAATACTTAGGAAGAATGGTAGAGGAACCACTGATGTGT gcTTACTGTGTAACGGAGCCTGGAGCAGGCTCTGATGTGGCTGGTATAAaaacaaaggctgagaaaaaaggagatgaaTATGTGATTAACGGTCAGAAGATGTGGATCACAAACGGTGGGAAAGCAAACTG GTATTTTTTGCTAGCTCGTACTGATCCAGATCCAAAAGCTCCTGCAAGCAAAGCCTTTACTGGATTCATTGTAGAAGCAGATAGCCCTGGAATCCAGATTGGAAGGAAG GAAATGAACATGGGTCAGCGCTGCTCAGACACAAGAGGTATTGTCTTTGAAGATGTGCGAGTcccaaaagaaaatgtattaatagctgagggagctggctttAAAATTGCAATGGGAGCTTTTGATAAGACCAGACCACCC GTAGCAGCTGGTGCTGTTGGATTAGCAAAAAGAGCACTTGATGAAGCTACCAAATACGCTTTGGAGAGAAAAACCTTTGGGAAAGCAATTGTTGAA CACCAAGCAGTGTCTTTCTTGCTCGCTGAAATGGCAATGAAAGTGGAACTTGCTAGGTTGGCTTACCAGAGAGCTGCATGGGAGGTTGATGCTGGCCGCAGGAATACGTACTATGCTTCCATTGCAAAGGCGTTTGCTGGTGACATCGCAAACCAAGTAGCTACAGATGCAGTACAGATTTTTGGAGGAAATGGATTTAATACTGAGTATCCTGTAGAAAAACTAATGAGGGATGCCAAAATCTACCAG ATTTATGAGGGAACTGCTCAGATTCAGAGGATGATCATAGCTCGTGAACATATTGGCAAATTTAAGGCTTAA